In one Magallana gigas chromosome 9, xbMagGiga1.1, whole genome shotgun sequence genomic region, the following are encoded:
- the LOC136271332 gene encoding uncharacterized protein MAL13P1.336-like isoform X1 yields the protein MGKWKDSSGHGDVPVGSERGQSTESKISKTKFFPTKENNTNFQKTMAIDPGEDRDQSTDILNFKLKTNDNENNSILKETRARDSGQNRKQNPVNKNFEPKIDPTKSHENNPFFIKTGAINPGLKRDQSTDILNFKPKIDTTNENNGIPKEIRTTDPAQNRAQNTVTEKFEPKIVTTNENKNNRIPKTIKTIDPAQNRTKNTVTEKFEPKIVTTKGHENDHIFHDHIFEETKDNENNSILKETRARDSGQNGKQNPVNKNVEPKIDPTKSHENNPFLKKTGAIVPRQKRDQSTDILNFEPKIDTTNENNGIPKEIRTTDPAQNRAQNTVTVNFEPKIVTTNENKNNRIPKEIKTIDPAQNRAQNTVTEKFEPKIVTTKGHENDHIFHDHIFEETNDNENNSISKETRTRDSGQKRKQNPVNNNFKPKIDPTKSHENNPFFKKTGAINPGQKRDQSTDILNFEPKIDTTNENDGIPKEIRTTDPAQNRAQNTVTVNFEPKIVKTNENENNRIPKEIKTIDPAQNRAQNTVTEKFEPKIVTTKGHENDHIFHDHIFEETNDNENNSISKETRTRDSGQKRKQNPVNNNFKPKIDPTKSHENNPFFKKTGAINPGQKRDQSTDILNFEPKIDTTNENDGIPKEIRTTDPAQNRAQNTVTVNFEPKIVKTNENENNRIPKEIKTIDPAQKRAQNTVTEKFEPKIVTTKGHEIDHTFHDHSFEETKDNENKSFISNNFTVILENEKILSELHCNESIRLSRSATPIRVSRSIILVGETDSDVVRDFRRLEPFWFNRLSYLNSGFSDTYQILEELERGENFDRRI from the exons ATGGGGAAGTGGAAAG attcATCCGGGCATGGCGATGTTCCCGTGGGAAGTGAACGTGGCCAAAGCACTGaatctaaaatttcaaaaactaaattttttccaacaaaagaaaataatacaaattttcaaaaaactatGGCAATAGATCCTGGTGAAGATAGAGACCAAAGCacagatattttaaatttcaaacttaaaacaaatgataatgaaaataatagtattttaaaagaaactaGAGCGAGAGATTCCGGTCAAAACAGGAAGCAAAACCctgttaataaaaattttgaaccTAAAATTGATCCAACAAAAAGTCATGAAAATAAtcctttttttataaaaactggAGCAATAAATCCTGGGCTAAAAAGAGACCAAAGCACagatatattaaatttcaaaccaaaaattgatacaacaaatgaaaataatggtaTTCCTAAAGAAATTAGAACAACAGACCCTGCTCAAAATAGGGCCCAAAACACTGTGACTGAAAAATTTGAACCTAAAATTGTtacaacaaatgaaaataaaaataatcgtattcctaaaacaattaaaacaatagaTCCTGCTCAAAATAGGACCAAAAACACTGTGACTGAAAAATTTGAACCTAAAATTGTTACAACAAAAGGTCATGAAAATGATCATATTTTTCATGATCATATTTTTGAAGAAACTaaagataatgaaaataatagtattttaaaagaaactaGAGCGAGAGATTCCGGTCAAAACGGGAAGCAAAACCCTgttaataaaaatgttgaacCTAAAATTGATCCAACAAAAAGTCATGAAAAtaatccttttttaaaaaaaactggagCCATAGTTCCTAGGCAAAAAAGAGACCAAAGCacagatattttaaatttcgaaCCTAAAATTGAtacaacaaatgaaaataatggtaTTCCTAAAGAAATTAGAACAACAGATCCTGCTCAAAATAGGGCCCAAAACACCGTGACTGTAAATTTTGAACCTAAAATTGTtacaacaaatgaaaataaaaataatcgtattcctaaagaaattaaaacaatagatCCTGCTCAAAATAGGGCCCAAAACACTGTGACTGAAAAATTTGAACCTAAAATTGTTACAACAAAAGGTCATGAAAATGATCATATTTTTCATGATCATATTTTTGAAGAAACTAACGATAATGAAAATAATAGTATTTCTAAAGAAACTAGAACGAGAGATTCCGGTCAAAAGAGGAAGCAAAACCctgtcaataataattttaaacctaaaattGATCCAACAAAAAGTCATGAAAataatcctttttttaaaaaaactggaGCCATAAATCCTGGGCAAAAAAGAGACCAAAGCacagatattttaaatttcgaaCCTAAAATTGATAcaacaaatgaaaatgatgGTATTCCTAAAGAAATTAGAACAACAGATCCTGCTCAAAATAGGGCCCAAAACACTGTGACTGTAAATTTTGAAcctaaaattgttaaaacaaatgaaaatgaaaataatcgtattcctaaagaaattaaaacaatagatCCTGCTCAAAATAGGGCCCAAAACACTGTGACTGAAAAATTTGAACCTAAAATTGTTACAACAAAAGGTCATGAAAATGATCATATTTTTCATGATCATATTTTTGAAGAAACTAACGATAATGAAAATAATAGTATTTCTAAAGAAACTAGAACGAGAGATTCCGGTCAAAAGAGGAAGCAAAACCctgtcaataataattttaaacctaaaattGATCCAACAAAAAGTCATGAAAataatcctttttttaaaaaaactggaGCCATAAATCCTGGGCAAAAAAGAGACCAAAGCacagatattttaaatttcgaaCCTAAAATTGATAcaacaaatgaaaatgatgGTATTCCTAAAGAAATTAGAACAACAGATCCTGCTCAAAATAGGGCCCAAAACACTGTGACTGTAAATTTTGAAcctaaaattgttaaaacaaatgaaaatgaaaataatcgtattcctaaagaaattaaaacaatagacCCTGCTCAAAAAAGGGCCCAAAACACTGTGACTGAAAAATTTGAACCTAAAATTGTTACAACAAAAGGTCATGAAATTGATCATACTTTTCATGATCATAGTTTTGAAGAAACTaaagataatgaaaataaaagttttatatcaAACAACTTTACAgttattttagaaaatgaaaagatATTATCAGAATTGCATTGCAATGAATCGATTCGGTTGTCTAGATCTGCTACTCCTATTAGGGTGTCTAGATCTATCATTCTTGTTGGTGAAACTGATAGCGATGTGGTAAGAGATTTCAGGCGATTAGAACCTTTTTGGTTTAATCGACTGTCTTATTTGAATTCTGGGTTTAGTgatacatatcaaattttagaagAATTAGAACGGGGAGAAAATTTCGATAGGAGAATATAA
- the LOC136271332 gene encoding uncharacterized protein MAL13P1.336-like isoform X2: protein MDSDSSGHGDVPVGSERGQSTESKISKTKFFPTKENNTNFQKTMAIDPGEDRDQSTDILNFKLKTNDNENNSILKETRARDSGQNRKQNPVNKNFEPKIDPTKSHENNPFFIKTGAINPGLKRDQSTDILNFKPKIDTTNENNGIPKEIRTTDPAQNRAQNTVTEKFEPKIVTTNENKNNRIPKTIKTIDPAQNRTKNTVTEKFEPKIVTTKGHENDHIFHDHIFEETKDNENNSILKETRARDSGQNGKQNPVNKNVEPKIDPTKSHENNPFLKKTGAIVPRQKRDQSTDILNFEPKIDTTNENNGIPKEIRTTDPAQNRAQNTVTVNFEPKIVTTNENKNNRIPKEIKTIDPAQNRAQNTVTEKFEPKIVTTKGHENDHIFHDHIFEETNDNENNSISKETRTRDSGQKRKQNPVNNNFKPKIDPTKSHENNPFFKKTGAINPGQKRDQSTDILNFEPKIDTTNENDGIPKEIRTTDPAQNRAQNTVTVNFEPKIVKTNENENNRIPKEIKTIDPAQNRAQNTVTEKFEPKIVTTKGHENDHIFHDHIFEETNDNENNSISKETRTRDSGQKRKQNPVNNNFKPKIDPTKSHENNPFFKKTGAINPGQKRDQSTDILNFEPKIDTTNENDGIPKEIRTTDPAQNRAQNTVTVNFEPKIVKTNENENNRIPKEIKTIDPAQKRAQNTVTEKFEPKIVTTKGHEIDHTFHDHSFEETKDNENKSFISNNFTVILENEKILSELHCNESIRLSRSATPIRVSRSIILVGETDSDVVRDFRRLEPFWFNRLSYLNSGFSDTYQILEELERGENFDRRI, encoded by the exons ATGGATTCAG attcATCCGGGCATGGCGATGTTCCCGTGGGAAGTGAACGTGGCCAAAGCACTGaatctaaaatttcaaaaactaaattttttccaacaaaagaaaataatacaaattttcaaaaaactatGGCAATAGATCCTGGTGAAGATAGAGACCAAAGCacagatattttaaatttcaaacttaaaacaaatgataatgaaaataatagtattttaaaagaaactaGAGCGAGAGATTCCGGTCAAAACAGGAAGCAAAACCctgttaataaaaattttgaaccTAAAATTGATCCAACAAAAAGTCATGAAAATAAtcctttttttataaaaactggAGCAATAAATCCTGGGCTAAAAAGAGACCAAAGCACagatatattaaatttcaaaccaaaaattgatacaacaaatgaaaataatggtaTTCCTAAAGAAATTAGAACAACAGACCCTGCTCAAAATAGGGCCCAAAACACTGTGACTGAAAAATTTGAACCTAAAATTGTtacaacaaatgaaaataaaaataatcgtattcctaaaacaattaaaacaatagaTCCTGCTCAAAATAGGACCAAAAACACTGTGACTGAAAAATTTGAACCTAAAATTGTTACAACAAAAGGTCATGAAAATGATCATATTTTTCATGATCATATTTTTGAAGAAACTaaagataatgaaaataatagtattttaaaagaaactaGAGCGAGAGATTCCGGTCAAAACGGGAAGCAAAACCCTgttaataaaaatgttgaacCTAAAATTGATCCAACAAAAAGTCATGAAAAtaatccttttttaaaaaaaactggagCCATAGTTCCTAGGCAAAAAAGAGACCAAAGCacagatattttaaatttcgaaCCTAAAATTGAtacaacaaatgaaaataatggtaTTCCTAAAGAAATTAGAACAACAGATCCTGCTCAAAATAGGGCCCAAAACACCGTGACTGTAAATTTTGAACCTAAAATTGTtacaacaaatgaaaataaaaataatcgtattcctaaagaaattaaaacaatagatCCTGCTCAAAATAGGGCCCAAAACACTGTGACTGAAAAATTTGAACCTAAAATTGTTACAACAAAAGGTCATGAAAATGATCATATTTTTCATGATCATATTTTTGAAGAAACTAACGATAATGAAAATAATAGTATTTCTAAAGAAACTAGAACGAGAGATTCCGGTCAAAAGAGGAAGCAAAACCctgtcaataataattttaaacctaaaattGATCCAACAAAAAGTCATGAAAataatcctttttttaaaaaaactggaGCCATAAATCCTGGGCAAAAAAGAGACCAAAGCacagatattttaaatttcgaaCCTAAAATTGATAcaacaaatgaaaatgatgGTATTCCTAAAGAAATTAGAACAACAGATCCTGCTCAAAATAGGGCCCAAAACACTGTGACTGTAAATTTTGAAcctaaaattgttaaaacaaatgaaaatgaaaataatcgtattcctaaagaaattaaaacaatagatCCTGCTCAAAATAGGGCCCAAAACACTGTGACTGAAAAATTTGAACCTAAAATTGTTACAACAAAAGGTCATGAAAATGATCATATTTTTCATGATCATATTTTTGAAGAAACTAACGATAATGAAAATAATAGTATTTCTAAAGAAACTAGAACGAGAGATTCCGGTCAAAAGAGGAAGCAAAACCctgtcaataataattttaaacctaaaattGATCCAACAAAAAGTCATGAAAataatcctttttttaaaaaaactggaGCCATAAATCCTGGGCAAAAAAGAGACCAAAGCacagatattttaaatttcgaaCCTAAAATTGATAcaacaaatgaaaatgatgGTATTCCTAAAGAAATTAGAACAACAGATCCTGCTCAAAATAGGGCCCAAAACACTGTGACTGTAAATTTTGAAcctaaaattgttaaaacaaatgaaaatgaaaataatcgtattcctaaagaaattaaaacaatagacCCTGCTCAAAAAAGGGCCCAAAACACTGTGACTGAAAAATTTGAACCTAAAATTGTTACAACAAAAGGTCATGAAATTGATCATACTTTTCATGATCATAGTTTTGAAGAAACTaaagataatgaaaataaaagttttatatcaAACAACTTTACAgttattttagaaaatgaaaagatATTATCAGAATTGCATTGCAATGAATCGATTCGGTTGTCTAGATCTGCTACTCCTATTAGGGTGTCTAGATCTATCATTCTTGTTGGTGAAACTGATAGCGATGTGGTAAGAGATTTCAGGCGATTAGAACCTTTTTGGTTTAATCGACTGTCTTATTTGAATTCTGGGTTTAGTgatacatatcaaattttagaagAATTAGAACGGGGAGAAAATTTCGATAGGAGAATATAA
- the LOC136271848 gene encoding uncharacterized protein, which yields MADFEMLGVGETVEIIDIDWDTLHQLLDGEFDVSTSTNEAEEELERVLSPIKTEETMLQEPSYSKRFKSVSDAEIQDLKERRQSKATKSNTKWGLNLFQEWSVEALGQLTNFHSISAPELNSHLEKFYAEAAPRPNEKRSQSMTKQQASEYHNNTFKSIRSALNRHIHDIGRQFDIVRDREFRESNNVLDGKLKKTYKMASHDQSNTKKSFLNRT from the exons ATGGCAGATTTTGAGATGCTGGGTGTAGGGGAGACTGTAGAGATTATAGATATTGATTGGGACACACTGCACCAATTACTGGATGGTGAGTTTGATGTCTCAACATCAACAAATGAAGCAGAGGAGGAGCTTGAGAGGGTTTTAAGCCCTataaaaacagaagaaacaaTGCTGCAAGAGCCATCCTATAGCAAGAGATTTAAATCTGTCAGTGATGCAGAAATTCAGGATCTTAAAGAAAGAAGACAGTCAAAAGCCACAAAATCTAACACTAAGTGGGGATTAAATTtgtttcaag AATGGAGTGTTGAGGCTCTTGGGCAGCTAACCaactttcattcaatttctGCACCTGAGCTCAATAGCCATCTTGAAAAGTTCTATGCAGAGGCTGCACCAAGGCCAAATGAAAAGAGATCTCAATCTATGACCAAACAACAAGCGTCCGAATATCATAACAATACATTCAAAAGCATAAGGTCAGCATTAAACCGTCACATTCATGATATTGGACGACAATTTGATATCGTACGTGACCGAGAATTTAGAGAAAGTAACAATGTTCTAGATGGAAAACTAAAGAAAACCTACAAGATGGCCTCTCACGACCAATCAAACACAAAGAAATCATTCCTAAACAGGACCTAG